A section of the Spirosoma pollinicola genome encodes:
- a CDS encoding GDSL-type esterase/lipase family protein: protein MVWYEADIQEVERKLAATTPVANRVVFYGSSSIRLWSTLAQDFPQSNPLNLGFGGSTLAACAWFFERLIVPVAPQSLIFYAGDNDLGDGRHPEEVYLFFCAFAEKLSKLLPGVPLTYLSIKISLSRWNIAKEIQATNKLIRAELEKMPGSLYVDMTTPLLAADGRPRREFFENDGLHLSPAGYRVWKEALQQQARIS from the coding sequence ATGGTTTGGTACGAAGCCGACATTCAAGAAGTAGAACGTAAACTAGCCGCCACGACCCCGGTAGCAAACAGAGTTGTTTTTTATGGTAGTTCGTCCATTCGTTTATGGTCAACACTGGCGCAGGATTTCCCGCAAAGTAATCCCCTCAATTTAGGCTTTGGCGGCTCAACGCTGGCGGCATGTGCCTGGTTTTTTGAGCGCTTAATTGTTCCTGTAGCGCCCCAGTCCCTCATTTTTTACGCGGGCGACAATGATCTCGGCGATGGCCGACATCCTGAAGAAGTCTACCTGTTTTTTTGCGCCTTCGCCGAAAAACTGAGTAAACTGTTGCCCGGCGTTCCGCTAACATATTTATCCATCAAGATTAGCCTTTCACGCTGGAATATCGCCAAGGAGATACAGGCCACAAACAAATTAATTCGTGCCGAGTTGGAGAAGATGCCGGGCAGTTTGTATGTCGATATGACAACCCCTTTGCTAGCCGCCGATGGTAGACCCCGCCGGGAGTTCTTCGAAAACGACGGTCTTCACCTGAGTCCGGCTGGTTATCGGGTGTGGAAAGAGGCATTACAGCAGCAAGCCCGGATTTCTTAA
- a CDS encoding homoserine O-acetyltransferase family protein yields MDLNYFDYKYSFPLESGESLPGFRLAYTTRGTLNSDQSNVVWVCHALTGNADAGDWWGGMVGPGKYYDPENRFVICANVIGSCYGSTGPLSVNPSTGKPFHHDFPMITIRDMVAALDLLRQELNIDRINTCIGGSVGGEQALEWAIFQPGLIENMVIIATSAIASPWCIAFNEAQRMAIEADPTWAEQRDDAGLAGMKAARAMAMISYRNYDTYGFTQALDNNEQLDGYKSAGYQRYQGEKLAERFNAFTYWVLSKVMDSHNVGRNRGSILNALNQVKARTLVVGIRSDLLFPPSEQQFLARHIPNAIYEEIDSLYGHDGFLIEFRPLTGIIRKWMASAASADVVSATNSLRTSSQPVK; encoded by the coding sequence TTGGATCTTAACTACTTCGATTACAAATATTCGTTTCCGCTCGAATCGGGGGAAAGCCTGCCCGGTTTCAGGCTGGCCTATACCACACGCGGTACACTTAACAGCGACCAATCAAACGTTGTTTGGGTATGTCATGCCCTGACCGGAAATGCCGATGCCGGCGACTGGTGGGGTGGTATGGTTGGGCCGGGTAAATACTATGATCCGGAAAACAGATTCGTGATCTGCGCCAACGTGATCGGGTCTTGTTATGGCTCTACAGGGCCACTATCGGTAAATCCATCAACAGGCAAACCGTTTCATCACGACTTCCCGATGATTACTATTCGGGATATGGTAGCGGCTCTGGATTTACTTCGGCAGGAGTTAAATATCGACAGAATCAATACCTGTATCGGTGGGTCGGTAGGGGGGGAGCAGGCGCTTGAATGGGCCATTTTCCAACCCGGTTTGATCGAAAATATGGTTATCATTGCGACCAGCGCCATTGCGTCGCCCTGGTGCATCGCGTTCAACGAAGCACAGCGTATGGCCATTGAAGCCGACCCAACCTGGGCCGAACAGCGCGATGATGCGGGCCTTGCCGGGATGAAAGCTGCCAGAGCGATGGCCATGATTTCGTACCGGAACTACGATACGTATGGGTTTACGCAGGCGCTTGACAACAACGAGCAACTGGATGGCTATAAATCGGCGGGCTATCAGCGATATCAGGGCGAAAAACTTGCCGAGCGCTTCAATGCATTTACCTACTGGGTGCTATCGAAGGTGATGGATTCGCATAACGTGGGCCGAAACCGGGGCAGTATTCTGAACGCACTGAACCAAGTTAAAGCCCGGACGTTAGTAGTTGGAATTCGCTCGGATTTGCTGTTTCCCCCTTCTGAGCAGCAGTTCCTGGCCCGACACATTCCTAATGCCATCTACGAAGAGATTGATTCGCTGTATGGACATGATGGTTTTTTAATTGAATTTCGACCATTGACGGGTATTATCCGTAAGTGGATGGCGAGTGCAGCTTCGGCTGACGTGGTATCGGCTACCAACTCGTTAAGAACTAGCAGCCAGCCGGTTAAATAA
- a CDS encoding O-acetylhomoserine aminocarboxypropyltransferase/cysteine synthase family protein: protein MSELHFDTLQLHAGQEVDPTTNARAVPIYQTTSFVFNDSAHGADLFALKAFGNIYTRIMNPTSDVFEKRMAALEGGVAALAVASGQAAQFIALSNILSAGDNFITTSFLYGGTYNQFKVSFKRLGIEARFADGDKPESFAKLIDENTKAIYLETIGNPGFNIPDFDAFAALAKEHDLPLIVDNTFGAGGYLFRPIEHGAAVVVESATKWIGGHGTSIGGVIIDSGNYNWGNGKYPQFSEPSEGYHGLVFSDVFGVGGPFGNIQFIIRARVEGLRDWGPAISPFNSFLLLQGLETLSLRLDRTVQNALALAQWLEQHDQVESVNYPGLESSSYHDLAKKYLKRGFGGVFSFKVRGDEAAADKFMNSLKLVSHLANVGDSKTLIIHPAATTHQQLSELEQASAGVAVGVLRISAGTEHIDDIKADFEQAFASIAEPVVA from the coding sequence ATGTCTGAACTTCATTTCGATACCCTTCAACTACACGCGGGTCAGGAGGTCGATCCAACGACAAATGCCCGGGCGGTGCCTATTTACCAAACTACGTCTTTTGTTTTTAACGACTCGGCCCACGGCGCCGACCTGTTCGCACTGAAAGCATTCGGGAATATCTATACCCGGATTATGAACCCTACCTCCGATGTATTTGAGAAGCGCATGGCCGCTCTCGAAGGGGGCGTGGCGGCTCTGGCGGTGGCGTCGGGGCAGGCGGCTCAGTTCATTGCGCTGAGCAATATTCTGAGCGCGGGCGATAACTTTATAACAACGTCGTTTTTGTACGGCGGAACGTACAACCAGTTCAAAGTGTCGTTTAAACGGCTGGGTATCGAAGCCCGATTCGCCGATGGCGACAAACCCGAATCGTTTGCCAAACTGATTGACGAAAACACCAAAGCCATTTATCTGGAAACAATCGGGAATCCGGGTTTCAATATTCCTGACTTCGATGCGTTTGCGGCTCTGGCCAAAGAACACGATTTGCCGCTTATTGTCGATAATACATTTGGCGCCGGTGGGTATCTTTTCCGCCCCATCGAACATGGGGCCGCCGTGGTGGTCGAATCGGCTACCAAGTGGATTGGCGGGCATGGCACCAGCATTGGCGGAGTCATTATCGACAGCGGCAATTACAACTGGGGAAATGGAAAATACCCGCAGTTCAGCGAACCATCAGAAGGCTATCATGGACTGGTATTCAGCGATGTGTTTGGTGTAGGCGGTCCGTTCGGCAATATTCAGTTTATTATCCGCGCCCGTGTCGAGGGGTTGCGTGACTGGGGGCCGGCCATCAGTCCGTTCAACTCGTTTCTATTGTTGCAAGGACTGGAAACGCTTTCGCTGCGGTTGGATCGCACGGTGCAGAATGCGCTGGCATTGGCCCAGTGGCTCGAACAGCACGATCAGGTAGAATCCGTGAACTACCCGGGTCTGGAAAGCAGTTCGTATCATGATCTGGCTAAAAAATACCTCAAACGGGGTTTCGGTGGCGTATTTTCATTTAAAGTAAGAGGTGACGAAGCTGCTGCCGACAAGTTCATGAACAGCCTGAAACTGGTAAGCCATCTGGCTAACGTGGGTGATTCTAAAACATTAATTATCCACCCGGCGGCCACTACCCACCAGCAACTGAGTGAACTGGAACAGGCCAGTGCCGGTGTTGCGGTAGGCGTCCTGCGTATTTCGGCGGGTACCGAACACATCGACGATATTAAAGCTGACTTCGAGCAGGCGTTTGCCAGTATTGCCGAGCCGGTAGTAGCATAG
- a CDS encoding DUF721 domain-containing protein, with amino-acid sequence MNQPNQTYRYNRENATRVAGVTSLKDAIGQLLKAYQLQTRFNETYLEAFWGRMMGPSIASRTNRLYVRDKKLYIEIASAPLRSELVNAKQKLIQLVNKDMGTDVIEDVVFI; translated from the coding sequence ATGAATCAGCCGAACCAGACGTATCGTTACAACCGTGAAAATGCCACCCGAGTGGCTGGCGTCACGTCCTTGAAAGATGCCATTGGGCAGTTATTAAAAGCCTATCAACTTCAAACCCGTTTCAACGAAACTTACCTCGAAGCCTTTTGGGGCCGCATGATGGGGCCATCCATTGCTTCCCGCACCAACCGGCTCTACGTACGCGACAAGAAGTTGTACATTGAAATTGCCTCGGCACCGCTCCGCAGCGAGCTTGTCAACGCCAAACAGAAGCTCATTCAGTTGGTCAACAAAGACATGGGAACCGACGTAATTGAAGACGTCGTATTCATCTGA